One window from the genome of Lysobacter helvus encodes:
- a CDS encoding four helix bundle protein, giving the protein MTPSHFRELDVWQKSMDLAASVYSLTSAFPRDERFGLSSQMQRSAVSIPSNIAEGNARATTRDYARFVSQACGSAAELQTQPLLSKALGFAIEPDISEALERCETVSKMLRRLHQALIEKLEPRSLVPGPRSR; this is encoded by the coding sequence GTGACACCGAGCCACTTCCGCGAACTGGATGTCTGGCAGAAGTCCATGGACCTCGCTGCGTCCGTGTACTCGCTGACGTCGGCCTTTCCGCGCGACGAGCGATTCGGGTTGTCGTCCCAGATGCAGCGTTCCGCGGTTTCGATTCCGTCGAATATCGCGGAGGGCAATGCACGCGCAACAACTCGCGATTACGCGCGGTTCGTTTCGCAAGCGTGCGGCTCCGCGGCCGAACTGCAGACGCAGCCATTGCTGTCGAAGGCGCTCGGATTCGCCATCGAACCCGACATCAGCGAAGCCCTGGAGCGCTGCGAAACGGTCAGCAAGATGCTTCGTCGTCTCCATCAGGCGCTGATCGAAAAGCTCGAGCCCCGGTCCCTGGTCCCCGGTCCCCGGTCCCGCTGA
- a CDS encoding DUF6973 domain-containing protein: MSKTSRKLKLFAATFLVLAAYPTFVLGTVYAHWFSANLPGGRNGPADAYRHTLASATVAYTTSPRLVALVTHVMERDGQGSDMRAMDAHNNRIGAQIGATAPSWNEMQARVRAAIDAGQVQATDANKITWLPRERWLDRLY; this comes from the coding sequence ATGTCCAAGACTTCGCGCAAACTGAAATTGTTCGCCGCCACGTTCCTGGTGCTCGCGGCCTATCCGACGTTCGTGCTCGGCACGGTGTACGCGCACTGGTTCAGCGCGAACCTGCCAGGCGGGCGCAACGGGCCCGCGGATGCGTATCGCCACACGCTGGCCAGCGCGACCGTCGCGTACACGACGTCGCCGCGCCTCGTCGCGCTCGTCACGCACGTGATGGAACGCGACGGCCAGGGCAGCGACATGCGCGCGATGGACGCCCACAACAACCGCATCGGCGCGCAGATCGGCGCGACGGCCCCCAGCTGGAACGAGATGCAGGCGCGCGTGCGCGCCGCCATCGACGCCGGCCAGGTGCAGGCCACCGATGCGAACAAGATCACCTGGCTGCCGCGCGAGCGGTGGCTGGATCGTTTGTACTGA
- the carB gene encoding carbamoyl-phosphate synthase large subunit, which translates to MPKRTDIKTVLIIGAGPIVIGQACEFDYSGAQACKALRDEGYRVVLVNSNPATIMTDPGMADAVYIEPIQWQTVEKIIAKEKPDALLPTMGGQTALNCALDLADNGVLEKYNVELIGASRDAIRMAEDRELFRVAMAEIGLDCPKAAVARTFEQAVEIQTTVGYPTIIRPSFTLGGTGGGIAYNKEEFEEIAKRGLELSPVHEILVEESVLGWKEFEMEVVRDTADNCIIVCSIENLDAMGVHTGDSITVAPAQTLTDKEYQRLRDASVAVLRKIGVDTGGSNVQFGINAQTGRVVVIEMNPRVSRSSALASKATGFPIAKVAAKLAVGYTLDELRNEITGGKTPASFEPSIDYVVTKIPRFAFEKFPAADARLTTQMKSVGEVMAIGRSFQESLQKALRGLETGKVGLDPTGLDLTSDEDMLKLRRELKEPGPERMFHLGDAFRAGMSVEDVHALSFVDPWFLDQIEELVAIEGEVAAAGLGALDKRRLRALKRKGFSDARIAQLVGTNESAVRALRKALGVRPVYKRVDSCAAEFSTSTAYLYSTYEDECEALPTKRDKIIVLGGGPNRIGQGIEFDYCCVHAALALREDGYETIMVNCNPETVSTDYDTSDRLYFESLTLEDVLEIVELEQPKGVIVQYGGQTPLKLARALEANGVPVIGTSPDSIDLAEDRERFQQLVDKLGLLQPPNRIARNPDEAIALARQVGYPLVVRPSYVLGGRAMEIVYSDADLSRYIRDAVKVSNDSPVLLDRFLDNAVEVDVDVIADHTGAVLIGGVMEHIEEAGVHSGDSSCSLPPYSLSAATQDRLREQVIALARALNVVGLMNTQFAIQQDEAGNDTIFLLEVNPRASRTVPFVSKATGVPLAKIAARCMAGKTLAEQGATKEIVPDYYSVKEAIFPFAKFQNVDPILGPEMRSTGEVMGVGRSFGAAFARAQEAGGIKSPPVGKAFVSVRDPDKQRVLPVAEDLVRRGYKVVATGGTAAYLREHGIACEQINKVIEGRPHIVDLIKNGEIVYIVNTTEGKQAIADSFSIRREALQHRVTYSTTIAGARALLNSLDHRGRGDVNALQDLHQELNLA; encoded by the coding sequence ATGCCCAAGCGCACAGACATCAAGACCGTCCTGATCATCGGCGCAGGGCCGATCGTCATCGGCCAGGCCTGCGAGTTCGACTACTCCGGCGCACAAGCCTGCAAGGCGCTGCGCGACGAGGGCTATCGCGTCGTGCTGGTCAACTCCAACCCCGCCACGATCATGACCGACCCGGGCATGGCCGATGCGGTCTACATCGAGCCGATCCAGTGGCAGACGGTGGAGAAGATCATCGCGAAGGAGAAACCCGACGCGCTGCTTCCCACGATGGGCGGCCAGACCGCGCTGAACTGCGCGCTCGACCTGGCCGACAACGGCGTGCTGGAGAAATACAACGTCGAGCTGATCGGCGCCTCGCGCGATGCCATCCGCATGGCGGAAGACCGCGAACTGTTCCGCGTGGCGATGGCGGAGATCGGGCTGGACTGCCCGAAGGCCGCGGTCGCGCGCACGTTCGAACAGGCGGTCGAGATCCAGACCACGGTCGGCTATCCCACGATCATCCGCCCCTCGTTCACGCTCGGCGGCACCGGCGGCGGCATCGCCTACAACAAGGAAGAGTTCGAAGAGATCGCCAAGCGCGGTCTGGAACTCTCGCCTGTGCACGAGATCCTCGTCGAGGAATCGGTGCTGGGCTGGAAGGAATTCGAGATGGAAGTGGTCCGCGACACCGCGGACAACTGCATCATCGTCTGCTCGATCGAAAACCTCGATGCGATGGGCGTGCACACCGGCGACTCGATCACCGTCGCGCCGGCGCAGACGCTCACCGACAAGGAATACCAGCGCCTGCGCGATGCCTCGGTCGCGGTGCTGCGCAAGATCGGCGTCGACACGGGCGGTTCGAACGTGCAGTTCGGCATCAACGCGCAGACAGGCCGCGTGGTCGTCATCGAAATGAATCCCCGCGTGTCGCGTTCCTCCGCGCTGGCGTCCAAGGCCACGGGCTTCCCGATCGCCAAGGTCGCGGCCAAGCTCGCGGTGGGCTACACGCTGGATGAACTGCGCAACGAGATCACTGGCGGCAAGACGCCGGCCTCGTTCGAACCGTCGATCGACTACGTGGTCACCAAGATCCCGCGCTTCGCGTTCGAGAAGTTCCCCGCCGCCGATGCGCGCCTGACGACGCAGATGAAGTCGGTGGGCGAGGTGATGGCGATCGGCCGCAGCTTCCAGGAATCGCTGCAGAAGGCATTGCGTGGCCTGGAGACCGGCAAGGTCGGCCTCGACCCGACGGGCCTGGACCTCACCAGCGACGAGGACATGCTCAAGCTGCGCCGCGAACTGAAGGAACCGGGCCCGGAACGCATGTTCCACCTGGGCGATGCGTTCCGCGCCGGCATGTCGGTGGAAGACGTGCACGCGCTGTCGTTCGTCGATCCGTGGTTCCTCGACCAGATCGAGGAACTGGTGGCGATCGAAGGCGAAGTCGCCGCCGCGGGCCTGGGCGCGCTCGACAAGCGCCGCCTGCGCGCGCTCAAGCGCAAGGGCTTCTCCGATGCGCGCATCGCGCAACTCGTGGGCACGAACGAATCGGCCGTGCGCGCGCTGCGCAAGGCGCTCGGCGTGCGCCCCGTTTACAAGCGCGTGGACTCGTGCGCGGCGGAGTTCTCCACCAGCACCGCCTACCTGTACTCCACGTACGAAGACGAGTGCGAAGCGCTGCCGACCAAGCGCGACAAGATCATCGTGCTCGGTGGCGGCCCCAACCGCATCGGGCAGGGCATCGAGTTCGACTACTGCTGCGTGCACGCGGCCCTCGCGCTGCGCGAGGACGGGTACGAGACCATCATGGTCAACTGCAACCCGGAAACTGTGTCCACCGACTACGACACGTCCGACCGCCTGTACTTCGAATCGCTCACGCTCGAAGACGTGCTGGAGATCGTCGAGCTCGAACAGCCCAAGGGCGTGATCGTGCAGTACGGCGGGCAGACGCCGCTCAAGCTCGCGCGTGCGCTGGAAGCCAACGGCGTGCCGGTGATCGGCACCTCGCCGGATTCGATCGACCTGGCCGAAGACCGCGAACGCTTCCAGCAACTCGTCGACAAGCTCGGCCTGCTGCAGCCGCCGAACCGCATCGCGCGAAACCCCGACGAAGCCATCGCGCTCGCGCGCCAGGTGGGCTATCCGCTCGTCGTGCGCCCGAGCTACGTGCTCGGCGGCCGCGCGATGGAGATCGTGTATTCCGACGCCGACCTGTCGCGCTACATCCGCGACGCGGTGAAGGTGTCCAACGATTCGCCGGTGCTGCTGGACCGCTTCCTCGACAACGCGGTGGAAGTGGACGTCGACGTCATCGCCGACCACACCGGCGCCGTGCTGATCGGCGGCGTGATGGAGCACATCGAGGAAGCCGGCGTGCATTCGGGCGACTCCTCGTGCTCGCTGCCGCCGTATTCGCTGTCGGCCGCCACGCAGGACCGCCTGCGCGAGCAGGTGATCGCCCTGGCGCGCGCGCTGAACGTCGTCGGCCTGATGAACACGCAGTTCGCGATCCAGCAGGACGAAGCCGGCAACGACACCATCTTCCTGCTCGAAGTGAACCCGCGCGCCTCGCGCACCGTGCCGTTCGTGTCGAAGGCCACCGGCGTGCCGCTGGCGAAGATCGCCGCGCGCTGCATGGCGGGCAAGACGCTCGCCGAGCAGGGCGCGACGAAGGAAATCGTGCCGGACTACTACTCGGTGAAGGAAGCCATCTTCCCGTTCGCCAAGTTCCAGAACGTCGATCCGATCCTCGGGCCGGAAATGCGTTCGACCGGCGAAGTGATGGGCGTGGGCCGCAGCTTCGGCGCCGCGTTCGCGCGCGCGCAGGAAGCCGGCGGCATCAAGTCGCCGCCGGTGGGCAAGGCGTTCGTCTCCGTGCGCGACCCGGACAAGCAGCGCGTGCTGCCGGTGGCCGAAGACCTGGTGCGCCGCGGCTACAAGGTGGTCGCCACCGGCGGTACGGCCGCCTACCTGCGCGAACACGGCATCGCCTGCGAACAGATCAACAAGGTGATCGAAGGCCGGCCGCACATCGTCGACCTGATCAAGAACGGCGAGATCGTGTATATCGTCAACACCACCGAGGGCAAGCAGGCGATCGCCGACTCGTTCTCGATCCGGCGCGAAGCCCTGCAGCATCGCGTCACGTATTCCACCACCATCGCCGGCGCCCGCGCGCTCCTCAACTCGCTCGACCATCGCGGCCGGGGCGACGTGAACGCGCTGCAGGACCTGCACCAGGAATTGAACCTCGCATGA